In Plasmodium malariae genome assembly, chromosome: 11, the following proteins share a genomic window:
- the PmUG01_11026500 gene encoding conserved Plasmodium protein, unknown function translates to MNLIKHYYSICVHVCTPEKYVIDQSEIEFSNTGKTNISFKVFDLYYTTEDSLNIQDKYINNFETSIRREVDLRWENRRRRKGRRKSYKNLENIKVLEHFFSNSKKDKTDGSYRRFHKENTTKECRDQWSQVDKGKHSYDKSSISVENLFDIVIPLAKEDTLNKTYIFEKKLNLTETSQEKKKKKKIFK, encoded by the coding sequence atgaatttaataaaacattattattctatatgtgtacatgtgtgTACTCCAGAGAAGTATGTAATAGATCAAAGCGAAATAGAATTTTCCAACACAGGAAAAACAAACATTAGTTTTAAAGTTTTCGATTTATATTACACAACAGAGGATAGTCTTAATATACaagacaaatatataaataattttgaaacTAGCATAAGAAGGGAAGTTGATTTAAGGTGGGAAAATCGAAGGagaagaaaaggaagaagaaaaagttacaaaaatttagaaaacataaaagtcttggaacattttttttcgaaCAGTAAAAAAGACAAAACTGATGGCTCATATAGAAGGTTTCATAAAGAGAATACAACAAAAGAGTGTAGAGATCAATGGAGTCAGGTAGATAAGGGCAAGCATTCTTATGATAAAAGTTCTATATCTGTAGAAAATCTTTTTGATATAGTCATACCTCTCGCAAAGGAAgatacattaaataaaacatatatttttgagaAAAAGCTGAATTTAACAGAAACAAgccaggaaaaaaaaaaaaaaaaaaaaatatttaaataa
- the CELF1 gene encoding CUGBP Elav-like family member 1, putative, with translation MTIRNISMENSENIDANENSSDTNTANYIQGKNNENISDELDFSKEENELNGSTKNAKSKQDNSVKTKNSSDNNEINIDYSDHNFPCHPAPPVSIKLFIGRVPKNFEEEQLRPIFEEFGIVNEVVIIRDKITNIHKSSAFVKMASISEADNAIRSLNNQRTLDPQLGSLQVKYASGEVMKLGFPQNIESGVDQAKLFIGSLPKNITEESIKEMFSPYGAVEEVFIMKDNSTGLGKGCSFVKFAFKEQALYAINTLNGKKTLEGCARPVEVRFAEPKSAKQTQMPLTLQPMQNAPHGISPQPHITSPNNINFGNNFGVNNNYPRQVGAWKEYYSGEGRPYYYNEQTNTTQWEMPKEFETIFMNNTPNMHNLSDSSGPPGANLFIFHVPNEWQQTDLIQAFAPFGELLSARIATEKNTGRNRGFAFVSYENIESAAAAISQMNGFMALNKKLKVTVKKGEEEEMKKYVNQNGINTFQQISRPQKNIPTQPNTAPQPNFAAHQNAQAQNFFYSNSNSYRCGPY, from the exons ATGACTATTCGGAATATAAGTATGGAAAATAGTGAGAACATAGATGCCAATGAAAATTCCTCTGACACAAATACAGCAAATTATATTCAGGGgaagaataatgaaaatatatcagATGAATTGGATTTTtcaaaagaagaaaatgaattaaatggaagcacaaaaaatgcaaaatcgAAGCAGGATAATTcagtaaaaacaaaaaattcgTCAGATAACAATGAAATTAACATTGATTACAGTGATCACAATTTTCCATGCCATCCAGCTCCACCTGTATCTATAAAACTATTTATTGGAAGGGTtccaaaaaattttgaagaaGAACAATTACGTCCTATATTTGAAGAGTTTGGAATAGTAAATGAAGTAGTTATCATACGAgataaaataacaaacatacataaatcAAGTGCTTTTGTGAAAATGGCATCAATTTCAGAAGCTGATAATGCAATAAGGTCATTAAATAATCAGAGAACTTTAGATCCACAATTAGGATCACTACAAGTTAAATATGCTTCAGGAGAAGTTATGAAATTAGGTTTTCCACAAAATATTGAATCAGGTGTTGATCAAGCCAAATTATTTATTGGTTCAttaccaaaaaatattactgaagaaagtataaaagaaatgtttTCTCCTTATGGTGCAGTTGAGGaagtttttattatgaaagATAATTCAACTGGATTAGGAAAAGGATGttcttttgtaaaatttgCATTCAAAGAACAAGCCTTATATGCAATCAACACATTAAATGGAAAGAAAACATTAGAAGGATGTGCAAGACCTGTTGAGGTTAGGTTTGCTGAACCCAAGTCAGCTAAACAGACACAAATGCCCTTAACATTACAGCCTATGCAAAATGCACCACATGGAATTTCACCACAACCGCACATTACAAGCcctaataatataaacttcGGAAATAATTTTGGTGTAAACAATAATTATCCTCGACAAGTGGGTGCATGGAAAGAATATTATTCTGGAGAAGGAAGACCTTATTACTACAATGAACAAACAAATACAACTCAGTGGGAAATGCCAAAAGAATTTGAAAccatttttatgaacaatacGCCAAATATGCACAACCTTTCGGATTCATCAg GTCCCCCAGGTgcaaatttattcattttccATGTTCCCAACGAATGGCAGCAAACTGATTTAATCCAAGCCTTTGCTCCATTTGGTGAGTTGTTATCAGCGAGAATAGCCACTGAAAAGAATACAGGAAGGAATAGAGGATTTGCATTTGTatcatatgaaaatattgaaaGCGCTGCCGCAGCAATTTCACAGATGAACGGATTTATGGcactaaataaaaaattaaaagtaacagtgaaaaaaggagaagaagaagaaatgaaaaagtatGTTAACCAAAATGGAATAAACACATTTCAGCAAATTTCTCGTCCACAAAAAAATATCCCAACACAACCAAATACAGCACCACAACCGAACTTTGCTGCTCATCAAAATGCCCAAGCACAAAACTTTTTCTATTCAAATAGTAATAGTTATCGATGTGGTCCATATTGA
- the PmUG01_11026700 gene encoding exosome complex exonuclease RRP44, putative encodes MHTFRFLNRKNDQRVQKCSYKCSANYRITKIIREIYLRNDISCGIEKCKVCENKKKKFLDGERNILILDMDSIIKYMDFLYECNIDNILIPLTIYEHVRTFNKILYKKLHELCYEVEENIPNSSKRYSVFVNKFCKFTYVDDNVQESTKQIQEIIKIVIWLRHHNPKLHIIVISNNLFLKEDCEKNDISCFTLFKYVKELKKKSNKKEGSPINIDKLKIYFEDDMTNENNKHDSMVREQEGSHILVDNDKYYDKKQTFEPHLSKKDIIQKLRDNEIVKGVFQIICVNKMALVKVSENEEIVIRGARKMNRAIHNDIVVVEILQERGEVSDVEDDYFEELISPEDSEEEEQKEKVKEEEKEDTREQENTPKKQSIVQSKRKNYQFKENNEERNHPGKNEEDSKDDGIKQIRLNESKKKLYGKVVGIISRCRREYGGVIKAYDNNRNMHIKKMLFFKAFNSKIPYIIIKSNLEEELRNKRVIVIIDNWDYNSKYPLGRCLSVLGTCDDIETETKLIYNEYNISTKEFSESAYMCLPPNNWKIPEEEYKKRKDFRDVLTFSIDPLGCQDIDDALSVEVIDEMKIIRVGVHIADVSYFVKQNSPLDLEASKRCTTVYLINQRVEMLPKLLTTDLCSLVENEDRLTYSCIFTFDTNYDIRDITVSKCIINSNKSFSYEQAQNIIDDVNNTTPTAQALRILNAIAKSLKKKWSEEGALELRGNSEVLFEFESNDFSKAKNLKPYVSYETNKLIEAFMLLANRSVARIIFQSFKAASVLRRHPPPKNENLKELNDYLQSINVYDFKYSTSKELSHSLNNINLKNDQILTNILKVLVTKCMNEAVFISGYNVHNNQMLKHYGLAADIYTFFTSPIRRYADIMVHRILNHIYGIEKLDNKYIDIIYLNKQISLLNEKYRNARFASRASVDFFSYLYIKKIGNQITNAVIINLKKNGIQIYVPGYSIEGICYLKRKDGFIYDEKRKRFNKIDENQRELFHLKFYDNIQVHMQVDSYEIKCQNHFIFIKKL; translated from the coding sequence atgcatacgtTCAGGTTCCTAAACAGAAAGAACGATCAGCGTGTTCAGAAATGTTCGTACAAATGCAGCGCGAATTAtagaattacaaaaataataagagaaatatatttaagaaatgaTATAAGCTGCGGGatagaaaaatgtaaagtttgtgaaaataaaaagaagaaatttttagatggagaaagaaatattcttattttagaTATGGatagtataattaaatatatggattttttatatgaatgtaatattgataatatattaattccaTTGACAATTTATGAACATGTCAGAAcattcaataaaatattatataaaaaattacatgaaCTATGTTATGAGGTAGAGGAAAATATACCAAATAGTAGTAAAAGATATTCTGTTTTCGtgaataaattttgtaaatttaccTATGTTGATGATAATGTTCAGGAGAGTACAAAACAAATACAGGAAATTATAAAGATAGTAATATGGCTAAGACACCACAATCCAAAACTACACATAATAGTTATAagtaataatttgtttttaaaagaagattgtgagaaaaatgatatatcttgttttactttatttaaatatgtaaaagaattaaagaaaaaaagtaataaaaaagaggGGTCTCCAATTAATATAGacaagttaaaaatatattttgaagatGATATGactaatgaaaataataaacacgATTCGATGGTAAGAGAACAGGAAGGTAGTCATATACTTGTAGATAATGAcaaatattatgataaaaaacaaacattCGAACCACATTTAAGTAAAAAGGATATAATTCAAAAGCTTCGAGATAATGAAATAGTTAAAGGagtttttcaaattatatgTGTTAATAAAATGGCATTAGTAAAAGTTTctgaaaatgaagaaattgTGATAAGAGGAGCTAGAAAAATGAACAGAGCAATACACAACGATATTGTGGTTGTTGAAATTTTGCAAGAAAGAGGGGAAGTGTCGGATGTAGAAGATGATTATTTTGAGGAGTTGATCAGTCCAGAGGATTCTGAGGAGGAAGAACAGaaggaaaaagtaaaagaggAAGAAAAGGAGGATACGCGAGAGCAAGAAAATACGCCTAAAAAGCAATCCATCGTACAgtcaaaaagaaaaaactatCAATTCAAAGAGAACAATGAAGAAAGGAATCATCctggaaaaaatgaagaagattCGAAGGATGATGGTATAAAACAAATACGTTTaaatgaaagtaaaaaaaaattatacggAAAAGTAGTTGGTATTATTAGTAGATGCAGAAGAGAATATGGTGGTGTAATTAAGGCGtatgataataatagaaatatgcacataaaaaaaatgttattttttaaagcttTCAATAGCAAAATaccatatattataataaaaagcaaTTTAGAAGAAGAACTACGAAATAAAAGAGTAATAGTTATTATAGATAATTGGGATTATAACTCAAAATACCCTCTAGGAAGATGTTTAAGTGTGCTAGGTACTTGTGATGATATTGAAACTGAGactaaattaatttataatgaatataatatttcaacGAAAGAATTTAGTGAAAGTGCTTATATGTGTTTACCTCCGAATAATTGGAAAATACCTgaagaagaatataaaaaaagaaaagactTTAGAGATGTTCTAACCTTTAGCATTGATCCTCTAGGTTGTCAAGATATTGATGATGCATTATCAGTTGAGGTAATAGatgaaatgaaaattataagagTTGGTGTTCATATAGCGGATGTgtcttattttgttaaacaGAATAGTCCTCTGGATTTAGAAGCTTCAAAAAGATGTACTActgtttatttaataaatcaaAGAGTTGAAATGCTTCCCAAATTGTTAACAACAGATTTATGTTCACTGGTTGAAAATGAAGATAGACTAACTTATAGTTGTATTTTTACATTCGATACTAATTATGATATACGTGATATTACTGTTTCCAAGtgtattattaatagtaataaatcCTTTTCATATGAGCAAGCTCAAAATATTATCGATGATGTAAATAATACTACTCCTACAGCGCAAGCATTAAGAATACTAAATGCAATTGCGAAAAgcttaaagaaaaaatggtCAGAGGAGGGTGCCCTTGAATTAAGAGGAAATTCAGAAGTGTTATTCGAATTTGAATCAAACGATTTTTCTAAAGCCAAAAATTTAAAACCATATGTTAGTTATGAAACAAATAAGTTGATAGAGGCATTTATGTTACTAGCAAATAGGTCAGTGGcaagaataatttttcaaagtTTTAAAGCGGCTAGTGTTTTGAGAAGGCACCCACCtccaaaaaatgaaaatttaaaagagcTAAATGATTATTTACAATCAATTAATGTATACGATTTTAAGTATAGCACTTCAAAGGAATTATCTCATTcacttaataatataaatttaaaaaacgaTCAAATcttaacaaatattttaaaagttttaGTTACGAAATGTATGAATGAAGCAGTTTTTATATCAGGGtataatgtacataataaCCAAATGTTAAAACATTATGGTTTAGCAGCAGATATTTATACCTTCTTCACTTCACCAATTAGAAGATATGCAGATATAATGGTGCACAGAAtattaaatcatatatatggTATCGAGAAATTagataacaaatatatagacatcatttatttaaacaaacaaattagcttattaaatgaaaaatatagaaatgcAAGATTTGCCTCAAGGGCATCCgttgattttttttcttatctttatataaaaaaaataggaaatcAAATAACTAACGCTGTTATTATCAatctgaaaaaaaatggtatacaaatatatgtacctGGATATTCTATAGAAGGTATCTGTTACTTAAAAAGAAAGGATGGATTTATATATGAcgagaaaagaaaaagattcAACAAAATTGACGAAAACCAAAGAGAACTTTTCCACCTTAAATTTTATGACAACATACAGGTTCACATGCAGGTCGACAGTTACGAAATTAAATGTCaaaatcattttatttttattaaaaagctGTAA
- the HMGB4 gene encoding high mobility group protein B4, putative: MDRKKPKAPPSSYLIFCNYERENVKNSLLEKSDSKETIRITDIQKELSSRWKTLSQEERKIFEDQAQLLKLKYNEELLEWQKSEMTDVPGDITIKFPVLKIQKIMHLNNNVRKINHEAINIFQKALIKFLIELVNKTVEYKNEKNTSRYITSLDIISCIKREGIKYKFLEDCLYLLKEQSTSTFFVEEDENEETIFDLCEEDKKEYNYDMEEKKSRMKKKSQTNKTKEKIGENKNIYADITTYFKKI; this comes from the exons ATGGACAg AAAAAAACCTAAAGCGCCTCCATCCTCTTATctcattttttgtaattacgaaagagaaaatgtaaaaaatagtttGTTAGAGAAATCTGATAGCAAGGAAACA ataaGGATAACGGACATTCAGAAAGAACTAAGTAGTAGATGGAAGACCTTATCTCAAGAAGAAAGAAAG ATTTTTGAAGATCAAGCGcaacttttaaaattaaaatataatgaagagCTCTTGGAATGG CAAAAATCTGAAATGACGGACGTGCCAGGAGATAT CACAATTAAATTTCCCGTTttgaaaattcaaaaaattatgcatttaaataataacgTCAGAAAg ATAAACCATGAGgctattaatattttccaaaaaGCTTTG ataaaatttttaatcgAATTAGTTAATAAAACAgttgaatataaaaatgaaaaaaacacTTCCCGATATATAACATCTCTTGATATAA TATCGTGCATAAAAAGGGAAggaataaaatacaaatttctAGAag ATTGTTTGTACCTACTGAAAGAGCAAAGCACCAGCACATTTTTTGTTGAGGAGGATGAAAACGAAG AGACGATATTTGATTTGTGTGAAGAagataaaaaggaatataattACGACATGGAAGAAAAGAAGAGCAGGATGAAGAAGAAATCACAAACTAACAagacaaaagaaaaaatcggagaaaataaaaacatatatgctGATATTacaacatattttaaaaaaatttaa
- the PmUG01_11026900 gene encoding riboflavin kinase / FAD synthase family protein, putative produces MDFGEGEKTMALIDADFYIINYRSCITTYIQSIHNNLRRGRRDALQNGDNNENIEKAKKIICIFMLQIFLNNIDKNVNLFDVLHEVINKYHYLIKRDVKSQCNKCQGNAGNENRNSNQLLLNNNGGEIDQEENIIAFENKNEWLVSASRNIRIGTSQQVDMNKYEERKKNGQSGESGENDKNGQRSQNGENPINQLIHNLIQNGNYVNSENIASSKICVLNISNKEKDVKSSSESFGDNFCEEENSEGTELCTNLKSEKVKYCKKDKYTNDSNNNEEESRCSTYKLNNFPPSRLCKKRFIINYNNISLKIKTFDNVLNMTQFIEEEIVKKHKINEEYLREIKNLYRIIILSKLHIGVYKFLSLLKKKNFFFIFYTSNKKLTHLLFKYFKIRKSFKNQYTLINSFDDLKNFKNYKKCLVFSNRQCFVNYAKRYGYFRIAKGKKNSSISSNCDDINWEDIIIAHNKCSKVSKDSIDSKGSTDSMDSKCSKDAISSNSSDYNSNKYNDVVYPFERNCNLTKDILSWRTFYIFNKYIYIYGKVVKGFGRGSKYLNIPTANIFNSNLTSADIMPGIYFGLSKLKKKIYKTVISIGYNPYFENKHITVEAFLYYQTSNLFYNENIHLIIFGILRSESNFPSFSHLIQAIQFDCELARIILNKIKNDDKFVMCKSYLNSL; encoded by the coding sequence atggatTTTGGAGAGGGTGAAAAAACTATGGCCCTTATCGATGCAgacttttatataataaattacagAAGTTGCATAACTACTTATATACAAAgcatacataataatttgcGAAGAGGTAGAAGAGATGCTTTACAAAATGGAGATAATAATGAGAATAtagaaaaagcaaaaaaaataatatgtattttcatGCTTCAAATATTCCTCAACAACATcgataaaaatgtaaatctATTTGATGTTTTACATgaagtaataaataaatatcattatttaataaaacgAGATGTTAAGTCACAGTGTAATAAATGTCAAGGGAATGCAGGAAATGAAAACAGAAATAGCAATCAgcttcttttaaataataatggagGAGAAATCGATCAGgaggaaaatataattgcctttgaaaacaaaaatgaatggTTAGTTTCAGCAAGTAGGAACATAAGAATTGGGACCAGTCAACAGGTAGATATGAATAAGTATGAggagaggaaaaaaaatgggcAAAGCGGCGAAAGTGGagaaaatgacaaaaatgGGCAGAGAAGCCAAAATGGAGAAAATCCTATAAACCAGTTAATTCACAACTTAATACAAAATGGTAACTACGTTAATAGTGAAAATATAGCTTCGTCTAAAATATGTGTGTTAAACATTAGTAACAAAGAGAAGGATGTAAAAAGTTCGTCGGAGTCGTTTGGCGATAATTTTTGTGAAGAAGAGAATTCTGAAGGCACTGAGTTATgcacaaatttaaaaagtgaGAAAGtgaaatattgtaaaaaggataaatatacaaatgatagtaataacaatgaaGAGGAGTCCAGATGTAGTACATACAAATTAAACAATTTTCCCCCATCGCGTTTATGTAAAAAACggtttataataaattataataatataagcttaaaaataaaaacctttgataatgtattaaatatGACACAATTTATAGAAGaagaaatagtaaaaaagcataaaataaatgaggaATACttaagagaaataaaaaatttatatagaataattatcCTCTCCAAATTACACATCGgtgtgtataaatttttgtccttactaaaaaaaaaaaattttttttttatattttatacttcaaataaaaaattaactcatcttctatttaaatattttaaaattaggaagagttttaaaaatcaatatactttaataaattcatttgacgatttaaaaaattttaaaaattataaaaaatgtctAGTATTTAGCAATCGTCAATGTTTTGTGAACTATGCAAAAAGATATGGATACTTCAGAATAGCCAAAGGGAAAAAGAATTCATCAATATCCTCAAACTGTGATGATATTAATTGGGAggatataataatagcacATAATAAATGTAGTAAAGTTAGTAAAGATAGTATCGATAGTAAGGGTAGTACAGATAGTATGGATAGTAAGTGTAGTAAAGATGCCATATCATCAAACAGTTCAGATTATAattctaataaatataacgaTGTTGTATATCCCTTTGAACGCAACTGCAATTTGactaaagatatattatcatGGAGAacgttttatatatttaataaatatatttatatatatggaaaggTAGTAAAAGGTTTTGGAAGAGGCAGTAAATACTTAAACATACCAAcagcaaatatttttaatagtaaTCTAACTTCAGCAGATATAATGCCAGGTATATACTTCGGCTTATCtaaattgaaaaagaaaatttataaaactgTTATATCTATAGGGTATAACccttattttgaaaataagcACATAACTGTAGAAGCATTTTTGTATTACCAGACAAGTAATTTGTtctataatgaaaatattcatttaattatttttggtATTTTAAGGAGCGAAAGTAATTTTCCCTCCTTTTCACATCTAATACAAGCCATACAGTTTGATTGCGAACTCGCTCGAATTATTCtgaacaaaattaaaaatgatgacAAATTTGTAATGTGTAAAAGTTACCTCAATTCGTTGTAA